A genomic segment from Prosthecobacter sp. encodes:
- a CDS encoding ATP-binding protein, translating to MWDSFNQRHESRDAAFEALCCQVFERWCRREYGDSIRSFYFVDGRGGDGGVEAFAILNDDSVVGLQAKAWWDGFHDSQKNQIETSLRSAATRHPTLSRYVVCCPLNLLPARGRGSSGTSQLDRWQTFDADAKVAYPNVTLEYRGETGIREWLQQPDSETIGAYWFDGELIPRDHWRQQFDRVKSAWMDLRYVPDLHVSTILDEDLSWFVNSPRAAQDLKVKILRLANSLEQKRERISNLKNLPGDHSPQALSDCATLVEAIDSSLANLQLLKTAVESQGLPSINIDCSIEWQIWETVSRLWKELGGRDRLTFATSPTQSVLEAVKGLEDNLEAVRKLLETQQRLRRMLLVLGDAGTGKTQTITNLCDIASEEGVPVLVLPARAFNPHSSWNEILGQASNRPNWTADQILDALDASSLFAWRESPEPRSAPRRAILALDGPDESPDPEKWNERLKELANLCKCRPLIAAIVTTRPESVSWLSTSDERFSSLHLHAPDLSDHLPEIFQAYTRKYDIKVPSPAGVAWALRTPLAIRVFAEVYQGRTIAPGQDFVTTLAELFKLKLVRLDGELNHRNQSWPKNKELSLGILDALVPVFLTEERCSYAQFAEAVRDCLARLGITIENAAALFEQSATQHGLIELYRAPTGSMKPDRVIVRPGFNALLDYILAKNVATRISKVIKTWRPDFWLLLKIRRHFPKLDRYTLRFAKEKLFPQVIYGRQNSIALVVSLLLKEDLSLMESGLWRPYIDERVMEECHARGINDLRPEKALAHIEWVTHLLGRDMVSCRMLVAELILPSSRIPGATFGAEFLHQEFTRMSMTERDLVWSGPDWLPDNCGGPWEGNGSPIHDAITLRDDDSAVSASILVAWVTSSVIHERQSQAIARLAKWGSSCPAELAKLLLNFATVDDVQVVESVVVAAAGAVLELVEHGTADDLAKAVHAIFFDKRDEKDHPSVVARHAARLVIERAFTIGTELPQSVRDDATPPYLPVGVKLPIDKEAVALAAGEGRGGGDLPLTLDLDWYVANEASTPFFEHVWQRSEEGQSRRYAKVSKQILDAVADGSLEVEPAVRAEIEEEIEARTQKHTFWNSFFHPMTKIAETCEESGVESTSLAENEEESSEPRPLEENLEDFRFRSESPPASFSPEAEAILADYALEVSASESLSPKQLGNGLIVALVKNWGWNKETFYGDPRGQAPGEILGADIAILRQHSQASHGSRSAVAMFREKYVWSAVNVVSSFLSDRLPGRDDRNVAFEMITNQSNLGSGMPDPLAGDRPDVVPEFRLPWNPTGIAPTPDLAETRQPDRGIQWLERAAWPDPVNWFAAGADEPIMLAGFLSMKDHAVGIQIAAWVSCVAVPRAQVHLIERDVGFDPSLWTSSFSVHEIKGHFGGGVYAPLRLAVWAPWVTDGEPEMWHTLSDSGEPVAIPMIPLVTESHWRGTDGETSAQSPTKFLRVAGGIVDCRGTDDAMQFVGRDRMEIAYFQQLNFPDEWSKSNQHLEINRAKIFQALDQQDLVPVWGIRVYRELLPELRPKGFVDQNSYWLVTSEDSGASFRSVLISRNQGQAAIG from the coding sequence ATGTGGGACTCATTTAATCAACGCCACGAATCCCGAGATGCTGCATTCGAAGCCCTCTGCTGCCAAGTATTTGAGCGCTGGTGTCGTAGGGAATACGGAGATTCAATCCGCTCTTTCTATTTCGTCGATGGGCGTGGTGGAGATGGCGGCGTTGAGGCATTCGCAATTTTGAATGATGACTCGGTCGTGGGGTTGCAGGCTAAGGCATGGTGGGACGGATTCCACGACTCTCAAAAAAATCAGATCGAGACGTCGCTTCGGTCGGCGGCCACTCGCCATCCAACGCTTAGTCGGTATGTCGTTTGTTGCCCGCTAAATCTCCTCCCGGCAAGGGGACGGGGTAGCTCGGGCACTTCCCAACTGGATAGGTGGCAAACATTCGATGCCGATGCGAAGGTCGCTTACCCCAATGTCACACTGGAATACAGAGGCGAAACCGGAATCCGAGAATGGCTTCAACAGCCCGATTCAGAAACGATCGGTGCCTATTGGTTTGATGGTGAATTGATTCCACGCGATCATTGGCGTCAGCAATTTGACCGGGTCAAATCGGCGTGGATGGATCTTCGCTACGTCCCAGATCTCCATGTGTCCACGATTCTCGATGAGGATCTTTCCTGGTTTGTGAATTCACCCCGGGCCGCACAGGATCTGAAAGTAAAGATCCTACGCTTGGCCAATTCGCTGGAGCAGAAGCGGGAGAGAATCAGCAATTTGAAAAACCTTCCTGGGGATCACAGTCCACAAGCCTTGTCGGATTGCGCAACTCTGGTCGAAGCCATTGACTCTTCGTTGGCGAATCTTCAACTCCTGAAGACTGCGGTGGAATCCCAAGGCCTTCCCTCCATTAACATCGATTGCTCTATCGAATGGCAAATCTGGGAGACCGTCTCCCGGCTTTGGAAGGAACTGGGAGGGAGAGACCGGCTGACTTTTGCGACTTCCCCCACACAATCGGTCCTCGAAGCAGTCAAAGGACTTGAAGACAATCTCGAAGCCGTCCGAAAGTTGCTGGAGACCCAACAGCGCCTTCGCCGCATGCTGCTCGTGTTGGGCGACGCTGGAACGGGGAAAACCCAGACAATTACCAATTTATGCGACATCGCTTCTGAGGAGGGAGTTCCGGTCCTCGTGCTTCCCGCTCGTGCCTTCAATCCGCATAGCAGTTGGAACGAAATACTCGGACAGGCAAGCAACCGGCCAAATTGGACCGCCGATCAAATTCTCGACGCTCTCGACGCTTCGAGTTTGTTCGCGTGGCGCGAATCTCCTGAGCCCCGGTCGGCGCCGCGCCGGGCGATCCTGGCTCTGGATGGTCCTGACGAGAGTCCCGATCCGGAAAAGTGGAACGAGCGCCTCAAGGAACTTGCCAATCTCTGCAAATGCCGGCCCCTCATTGCTGCCATCGTGACGACTCGTCCGGAATCCGTCTCCTGGCTCTCCACCAGTGACGAACGCTTTAGTTCGCTTCATTTACATGCTCCCGACCTTTCCGATCATCTTCCCGAGATCTTTCAGGCTTATACACGGAAATATGACATCAAGGTACCTTCGCCCGCTGGAGTCGCTTGGGCACTGAGGACGCCTCTTGCAATCCGAGTGTTTGCAGAAGTGTATCAGGGGCGAACCATCGCACCGGGGCAGGATTTCGTAACGACTCTGGCTGAACTCTTCAAGCTGAAGCTGGTACGGCTCGACGGCGAATTGAACCATCGGAATCAGTCTTGGCCTAAAAACAAAGAATTGTCCCTCGGGATTCTTGATGCACTTGTTCCTGTCTTTCTCACTGAGGAGCGATGCTCGTATGCGCAATTCGCCGAAGCTGTCCGCGATTGCTTGGCTCGGCTTGGAATCACGATCGAGAACGCAGCGGCACTCTTCGAGCAATCGGCCACACAGCATGGTCTTATCGAGCTCTACAGGGCTCCCACCGGATCCATGAAGCCCGACCGGGTGATTGTTAGGCCGGGTTTCAACGCGCTCCTCGATTACATTCTTGCTAAGAATGTCGCCACGCGGATCAGCAAAGTCATCAAGACTTGGCGGCCCGATTTCTGGCTACTTCTGAAGATCCGAAGGCATTTCCCCAAGCTTGATCGATACACACTGAGATTTGCGAAAGAAAAACTCTTTCCGCAGGTGATCTATGGACGACAGAATTCCATAGCCCTTGTTGTCTCATTGCTTTTGAAAGAGGATCTTTCACTAATGGAATCGGGGCTTTGGCGCCCATATATAGATGAAAGGGTGATGGAGGAGTGCCACGCACGGGGGATCAACGATCTTCGCCCCGAAAAAGCGTTAGCGCACATTGAATGGGTAACACACCTCCTCGGGCGGGACATGGTGTCTTGCCGTATGTTGGTTGCCGAATTGATTTTGCCGTCATCCCGGATACCGGGTGCCACGTTCGGGGCCGAGTTTCTCCATCAGGAGTTCACCCGGATGAGCATGACAGAAAGGGATCTCGTCTGGTCAGGGCCCGATTGGCTTCCCGATAATTGCGGCGGACCTTGGGAGGGCAACGGAAGTCCGATCCACGATGCGATCACATTGAGGGACGACGACTCAGCGGTTTCTGCGTCGATCTTGGTCGCATGGGTGACATCGAGCGTGATCCATGAGCGGCAGAGCCAGGCCATTGCGCGCCTCGCCAAATGGGGTTCGAGTTGTCCCGCCGAACTTGCCAAACTCCTCCTTAACTTCGCAACCGTTGACGATGTTCAAGTCGTGGAATCGGTCGTGGTGGCGGCTGCGGGTGCTGTCTTGGAACTGGTCGAACATGGCACCGCTGACGATTTGGCCAAAGCCGTGCATGCGATTTTCTTCGACAAACGAGACGAAAAGGACCATCCGAGCGTAGTTGCAAGGCATGCTGCCAGGCTGGTCATCGAACGCGCATTCACCATCGGAACCGAACTCCCTCAATCCGTACGAGACGACGCAACACCACCCTATCTTCCGGTTGGTGTGAAGCTGCCAATCGACAAAGAAGCGGTGGCTCTCGCGGCGGGAGAGGGACGGGGTGGGGGAGACTTACCTCTTACGTTGGATCTCGATTGGTATGTCGCCAATGAGGCTAGCACCCCGTTTTTCGAACACGTGTGGCAACGGTCCGAGGAAGGTCAGTCTCGGCGCTATGCGAAGGTGTCCAAGCAGATTCTGGATGCGGTCGCAGACGGATCACTGGAGGTCGAACCTGCGGTCCGCGCGGAGATTGAAGAGGAGATAGAGGCAAGGACCCAAAAACATACTTTCTGGAACTCCTTTTTCCATCCTATGACGAAGATCGCAGAGACCTGCGAGGAGAGTGGCGTGGAATCCACTAGTCTCGCCGAAAATGAGGAGGAGTCTTCGGAACCAAGGCCTCTGGAAGAGAACCTCGAAGATTTTCGATTCAGATCAGAATCCCCTCCCGCTAGTTTCAGCCCTGAAGCCGAAGCCATCTTGGCAGATTACGCACTTGAAGTTTCGGCAAGCGAATCTCTCAGCCCAAAACAACTCGGCAATGGCCTAATTGTAGCCTTGGTCAAGAATTGGGGTTGGAACAAGGAGACGTTTTACGGCGATCCACGCGGGCAAGCTCCGGGAGAAATCTTGGGCGCTGACATCGCCATCTTGCGTCAGCACAGTCAGGCAAGCCATGGTTCCAGAAGTGCCGTGGCGATGTTCAGGGAAAAATACGTGTGGTCCGCCGTGAACGTAGTGTCGTCCTTCCTTAGTGACCGATTACCCGGGAGGGATGATAGGAACGTCGCGTTTGAAATGATCACCAACCAGTCCAACCTCGGCTCAGGAATGCCGGACCCACTGGCGGGTGATCGTCCGGATGTTGTTCCGGAGTTTCGCCTTCCTTGGAATCCGACAGGTATCGCTCCCACGCCTGATCTTGCCGAGACACGACAACCTGACCGCGGAATCCAATGGCTCGAACGAGCGGCCTGGCCGGATCCGGTGAACTGGTTTGCGGCTGGTGCCGACGAACCGATCATGTTGGCCGGGTTTCTTTCCATGAAAGATCACGCGGTTGGAATTCAGATTGCGGCGTGGGTCTCCTGCGTCGCTGTCCCAAGAGCGCAGGTTCATCTCATCGAACGCGACGTTGGGTTCGATCCAAGCTTGTGGACGTCGTCTTTCTCAGTCCACGAAATCAAGGGACATTTCGGAGGAGGTGTTTATGCGCCACTTCGGTTGGCGGTTTGGGCACCTTGGGTGACTGATGGCGAACCGGAGATGTGGCACACTCTTTCTGATTCCGGCGAACCCGTGGCAATTCCAATGATTCCGCTGGTCACTGAAAGCCATTGGCGTGGCACCGATGGTGAAACCTCAGCTCAATCGCCAACGAAATTTCTTCGCGTCGCTGGAGGAATTGTAGATTGCCGTGGAACCGACGACGCCATGCAGTTCGTGGGCAGGGATCGCATGGAAATAGCGTATTTCCAACAGCTGAATTTTCCGGACGAGTGGAGTAAGTCGAATCAACATCTGGAGATCAATCGCGCCAAAATTTTCCAAGCCCTTGATCAACAAGACTTGGTTCCAGTTTGGGGTATCCGGGTCTATAGGGAGCTTCTCCCTGAGCTCAGGCCTAAAGGGTTTGTCGATCAGAACAGCTACTGGCTTGTGACCTCAGAGGATAGTGGTGCGAGCTTCCGCTCAGTTTTAATTAGTCGAAATCAGGGGCAGGCTGCAATTGGCTGA
- a CDS encoding PVC-type heme-binding CxxCH protein, translated as MSIRHAVFLSFLSFSSLTALGEDFPKIYDTEKGAPMSAEEAAATMELPKGFKCVVFAAEPDVRQPIGMAWDAKGRLWVAENYTFAETPMRWDTKLRDRVIILEDKDGDGKHDGRKVFWEGGSYLTSVETGYGGVWVLHNGTLSFIADKNGDDAPDGEPEVLLDGFNVKTIGHNIVNGLRWGPDGWLYGRHGITDTSSVGAPGTPQDKRTKLNCAMWRFHPTRKVFEVVAHGGTNSWGHDWNSEGELFMINTVIGHLWHVIPGAYYRRMFGTHLNPHVYEVIEQTADHFHWDTGAESWSDIRKLGVTGKTHSLGGGHAHVGMLIYQGGTWPKEYHGAVLTCNLHGNRINVDKLERQGCGYVGKHAPDFMQSKDKWFRGIDLLTGPDGNVFVSDWSDSGECHDNDGVHRSSGRIYKIVYGEPKKAEPINVAAMKDEELVKLINSSNNWWSRFATAALHEKFMKITNEKDGEAKTFFDFAGALLQLNSEKAEKSEAISTALLGLRMSQGIPASNDLDSFLPIEQIQKDEGLRALWLTSLSKHTDGEEGEVYEELRHKTLNLYQEAANTDKSGLVRLHLASALQRLPLDARWPIATALAKHEEDANDRQQPLMIWYGIEPAVAAEPMKGVELIREAKIPTVRRLVARRIAEMIEDKPEAVDALVALMAKQSDLRDDVLAGMAAGLDGFSSAKKPKGWDEFLRTVVPPSGGSEPAKAGTTIQNLSVVFGSGRAADELIAIVKNADGDANARLNAFKSLTRSAKPELLAVIRAQVNDKVLATAARGALAAYDDPSIPKQLLGSWPVRSEEQQAATVATLTSRASYAKELLEAVKAKKVPAAAITPFQARQIRNLGDESVTKLLTEAWGEIRETPEAKKAEFAKWEGVLKPEALTKADKSKGRMIFMAACSACHKMYGQGGAIAPELTGSDRRNLKYLLENILDPNAVVPADFRVSVFQLKDGRTITGVIPEQTERTLTVQTPVERLTIERTQIVKQEQLTQSLMPEGLLAALGEENVMNLIAYLMGEGQVEMPK; from the coding sequence ATGAGCATACGCCACGCCGTCTTCCTGTCATTCTTGTCCTTTTCGTCCCTGACGGCCCTCGGGGAGGATTTCCCGAAGATTTATGACACCGAAAAAGGCGCTCCCATGTCCGCCGAGGAGGCTGCGGCGACGATGGAGCTGCCGAAGGGCTTCAAGTGCGTGGTCTTTGCCGCAGAGCCGGATGTGCGGCAGCCGATCGGCATGGCGTGGGATGCGAAGGGCCGCCTGTGGGTGGCGGAGAACTACACCTTTGCCGAGACGCCCATGCGCTGGGACACGAAGCTGCGGGATCGTGTGATCATCCTTGAGGACAAGGACGGCGATGGCAAACATGATGGCCGGAAGGTCTTCTGGGAGGGCGGCAGCTACCTCACGAGCGTGGAGACCGGCTACGGCGGCGTGTGGGTGCTGCACAACGGCACGCTCAGCTTCATCGCGGATAAAAACGGCGACGACGCGCCCGATGGCGAGCCGGAGGTGCTGCTCGATGGCTTCAACGTGAAGACCATCGGCCATAACATCGTCAACGGCCTGCGCTGGGGGCCGGACGGCTGGCTTTACGGTCGCCACGGCATCACCGACACATCGAGCGTCGGCGCACCCGGCACGCCGCAGGACAAGCGCACGAAGCTGAACTGCGCGATGTGGCGCTTTCATCCGACGCGGAAGGTCTTCGAAGTGGTGGCGCATGGCGGCACGAATTCGTGGGGCCATGATTGGAACTCGGAGGGCGAGCTGTTCATGATCAACACCGTCATCGGCCATCTCTGGCACGTCATCCCTGGCGCGTATTACCGCCGCATGTTCGGCACGCATCTCAATCCGCATGTCTATGAGGTCATCGAGCAGACGGCCGACCACTTCCACTGGGACACCGGCGCGGAAAGCTGGAGCGACATCCGCAAGCTCGGCGTCACCGGCAAGACCCACTCGCTCGGCGGCGGCCACGCCCACGTCGGCATGCTCATTTATCAAGGCGGCACCTGGCCGAAGGAATACCACGGTGCCGTCCTCACCTGCAACCTGCACGGCAACCGCATCAACGTGGACAAGCTGGAGCGCCAGGGCTGCGGCTACGTCGGCAAGCACGCGCCCGACTTCATGCAGTCCAAGGACAAATGGTTCCGCGGCATCGATCTCCTCACCGGCCCCGACGGCAACGTCTTCGTCTCCGACTGGAGCGACAGCGGCGAATGCCACGACAACGACGGCGTCCACCGCAGCAGCGGGCGGATTTATAAGATCGTGTATGGGGAGCCGAAGAAGGCGGAGCCGATCAACGTGGCGGCGATGAAGGATGAGGAGTTGGTAAAGCTGATTAACTCATCCAATAATTGGTGGAGCCGCTTTGCCACTGCCGCGCTTCATGAAAAGTTCATGAAGATTACCAATGAGAAAGATGGTGAAGCCAAAACCTTCTTCGACTTCGCAGGTGCCCTACTGCAATTAAACTCAGAGAAGGCGGAAAAATCGGAAGCCATTTCTACTGCGTTGCTCGGCTTGCGCATGAGCCAAGGAATTCCTGCTTCGAATGATTTGGATTCGTTTTTGCCAATCGAGCAAATTCAAAAAGATGAAGGACTCCGAGCCTTGTGGCTGACCTCGCTCAGCAAGCACACTGACGGTGAGGAAGGCGAAGTTTATGAAGAACTTCGTCACAAGACACTGAATCTCTACCAAGAGGCAGCAAATACTGATAAATCCGGCCTCGTCCGCCTTCACCTCGCCTCCGCGCTCCAGCGTCTCCCGCTCGACGCCCGCTGGCCTATCGCGACGGCGTTGGCGAAGCATGAGGAGGACGCGAATGACCGCCAGCAGCCGCTCATGATCTGGTATGGCATCGAGCCGGCGGTGGCGGCGGAGCCGATGAAGGGCGTGGAGCTCATCCGCGAGGCGAAAATCCCCACCGTGCGCCGCCTCGTCGCCCGCCGCATCGCCGAGATGATCGAGGACAAGCCCGAGGCGGTGGATGCGCTCGTGGCGTTAATGGCGAAGCAATCTGATCTGCGCGACGATGTGCTTGCGGGTATGGCGGCAGGCTTGGATGGGTTTAGCAGCGCGAAGAAGCCGAAGGGCTGGGATGAGTTTCTTCGCACTGTAGTTCCGCCTTCAGGCGGTTCTGAGCCGGCTAAAGCCGGGACTACAATACAAAACCTGTCCGTCGTCTTCGGCAGCGGACGCGCGGCAGATGAACTCATTGCCATCGTCAAAAATGCGGATGGAGATGCCAACGCTCGTCTCAATGCCTTCAAGAGTCTCACGCGCAGCGCGAAGCCAGAGTTGCTCGCGGTCATTCGCGCACAGGTGAATGACAAGGTGCTCGCCACGGCGGCACGCGGTGCTTTGGCAGCTTACGATGACCCGAGCATCCCGAAACAGCTCCTCGGCTCGTGGCCGGTGCGCAGCGAGGAACAGCAGGCCGCCACCGTGGCCACGCTGACCTCGCGTGCGAGCTATGCGAAAGAGCTGCTCGAAGCGGTGAAAGCCAAGAAGGTGCCTGCGGCGGCGATCACGCCCTTCCAAGCACGGCAGATTCGCAATCTGGGTGATGAATCGGTCACCAAGCTGCTGACGGAAGCCTGGGGCGAGATTCGTGAGACGCCGGAGGCGAAGAAAGCCGAGTTTGCGAAATGGGAAGGCGTGTTGAAGCCAGAAGCGCTCACGAAGGCAGACAAATCGAAGGGCCGCATGATCTTCATGGCGGCGTGCAGCGCTTGTCACAAGATGTATGGCCAGGGCGGAGCCATCGCGCCGGAATTGACGGGAAGTGATCGCCGGAACCTGAAGTATCTGCTGGAGAACATCCTGGATCCGAATGCCGTCGTCCCCGCCGATTTCCGCGTGAGCGTCTTCCAGCTCAAGGATGGCCGCACGATCACCGGTGTGATTCCCGAGCAGACGGAACGCACGCTGACGGTGCAGACTCCTGTGGAACGGCTCACGATTGAGCGGACGCAAATCGTGAAACAGGAGCAACTAACGCAGAGCCTGATGCCGGAAGGCCTGTTGGCAGCTCTCGGGGAGGAGAACGTGATGAACCTGATCGCCTACCTCATGGGCGAGGGGCAGGTGGAGATGCCCAAATGA
- a CDS encoding trypsin-like peptidase domain-containing protein encodes MKHSILLLSVFSMCSVGHLCAATKSASQSKAPAAKTTADLAESIAPSLVKITQLGREGTDGIGSGFIVSADGLIATNLHVIGEARRLQIEMHDGKTHDVTAIHASDTHLDIALLKIDAKGLKPLPLGDSAKVRQGDPIIAMGAPEGLGFSIVQGVLSATRDIDGQDMLQVAVPIEKGNSGGPLLDMQGRVLGILTLKSLKTDNLGFAMPVNLLKTLIEKPNPVPMSRWLTIGVINAKLWKTHLGAQWTQHAGVIKAEFPGAGFGGRALCLSTQKVPEDTFEIATTVRLDDESGAAGLTFCADGGDKHYGFYPSGGKLRLTRFDGPDVYSWTILADVPSDAYKPGEANDLRVRVEPARIVCFVNGKQVIESDDTGLRGGSAGLCKFRTTEAEFRNFSIGTDLAETPLQPEVASKLRSKVEEFVAASATTDKTLDGLLENPAAARRVLIEQRRKLEEEVVKLRELERELHRRAMTKEILAELARPEPEINLLRCALLLARHDNPEIEIATYLNSFKAMVADLKDDPEIQKGTIPAVKRLNRYLFEENGFHGSRHDYGSRSNSYLNEVLDDREGLPITLSVLYVELASALGVQGVFGVPLPGKFMVGYRDGPEGELQLVDVFERGKLLTVAQAALDLTESGQFPDGSLDPTTKQTILLRMLRNLMSSVFDDSRSLRESLPYLNLVLAIDPTSAAERLTRAQMRQRLGEKAGAREDVNWLITNFPENGPPELMQQLDRWMQSLREE; translated from the coding sequence ATGAAGCACTCCATCCTTCTTCTTTCCGTGTTTTCGATGTGTTCCGTGGGCCACCTCTGCGCTGCGACAAAGTCTGCCAGCCAATCCAAAGCTCCCGCAGCAAAGACCACCGCCGACCTCGCGGAGTCCATCGCCCCGTCGTTGGTCAAAATCACCCAACTGGGCCGTGAGGGCACGGATGGCATTGGCTCGGGCTTCATCGTGAGTGCAGATGGCCTCATTGCCACGAACCTGCATGTCATCGGTGAAGCACGGCGGCTTCAGATCGAGATGCACGATGGCAAAACCCACGACGTCACCGCCATTCATGCCAGTGACACGCACCTCGACATCGCGTTGCTCAAAATCGACGCCAAGGGCCTCAAGCCGCTCCCGTTGGGTGATTCAGCCAAAGTCCGCCAGGGTGATCCCATCATCGCCATGGGCGCCCCCGAAGGCCTCGGCTTCAGCATCGTTCAGGGCGTGCTCTCCGCCACGCGTGACATCGACGGCCAGGACATGCTGCAAGTCGCCGTCCCCATCGAAAAAGGCAACAGCGGCGGCCCCTTGCTCGACATGCAGGGCCGCGTGCTCGGCATCCTCACGCTCAAATCCTTGAAGACTGACAACCTCGGCTTCGCCATGCCGGTGAACCTGCTCAAGACGCTCATCGAAAAACCCAACCCCGTGCCCATGTCACGCTGGCTCACCATCGGTGTGATCAATGCCAAGCTCTGGAAAACCCATCTCGGCGCGCAGTGGACCCAGCACGCCGGCGTCATCAAAGCTGAATTCCCCGGTGCAGGTTTTGGTGGTCGCGCCCTGTGTCTCTCCACCCAAAAAGTGCCGGAAGACACCTTCGAGATCGCCACCACCGTGCGTCTGGATGATGAATCCGGTGCCGCCGGTCTCACCTTCTGTGCCGATGGCGGTGACAAACACTACGGCTTCTATCCTTCCGGCGGCAAACTGCGCCTCACGCGCTTCGACGGTCCCGATGTCTATTCCTGGACCATCCTCGCCGATGTCCCCAGCGACGCCTACAAACCCGGCGAGGCGAATGACCTGCGCGTCCGCGTCGAGCCCGCGCGCATCGTCTGCTTCGTGAACGGCAAACAAGTCATCGAGAGCGACGACACCGGCCTGCGCGGCGGTTCTGCCGGGCTGTGCAAATTCAGAACCACCGAGGCCGAGTTCCGCAACTTCAGCATCGGCACCGATCTTGCTGAAACGCCGCTTCAGCCCGAAGTCGCTTCCAAGCTGCGCTCCAAAGTCGAAGAATTCGTCGCCGCATCTGCCACCACCGACAAAACCCTCGATGGTCTCCTCGAAAATCCTGCCGCCGCACGCCGTGTGCTCATCGAGCAGCGCCGCAAACTCGAAGAGGAGGTCGTCAAACTTCGCGAACTCGAACGCGAACTCCATCGCCGTGCCATGACGAAGGAAATCCTCGCCGAACTCGCCAGGCCGGAGCCCGAGATCAATCTCCTGCGTTGCGCGCTCCTCCTTGCCCGTCACGACAATCCGGAGATCGAAATCGCCACCTACCTCAACAGCTTCAAAGCCATGGTCGCCGATTTGAAGGACGACCCTGAGATCCAAAAAGGCACCATCCCCGCCGTGAAGCGCCTCAACCGTTATCTCTTTGAAGAAAACGGCTTCCACGGCAGCCGCCACGACTACGGCAGCCGCTCCAACAGCTACCTCAATGAGGTTCTCGATGACCGCGAAGGCCTGCCCATCACGCTGAGTGTCCTCTATGTCGAACTCGCCTCCGCCCTCGGCGTGCAGGGCGTGTTTGGCGTGCCGCTGCCCGGCAAGTTCATGGTCGGCTATCGCGACGGACCTGAGGGCGAGCTCCAGCTCGTCGATGTCTTCGAGCGTGGCAAACTCCTCACCGTCGCGCAGGCCGCGCTTGATCTCACCGAAAGCGGCCAGTTCCCCGATGGCAGTCTCGATCCCACCACCAAGCAGACCATCCTGCTCCGCATGCTGCGCAATCTGATGAGCAGCGTGTTTGATGACAGCCGCTCCCTGCGCGAATCGCTGCCCTATTTAAATCTCGTCCTCGCCATCGACCCCACGTCCGCCGCCGAACGCCTCACCCGCGCGCAAATGCGCCAGCGCCTCGGCGAAAAAGCCGGTGCCCGTGAGGACGTGAACTGGCTCATCACCAACTTTCCCGAGAACGGCCCGCCCGAACTCATGCAGCAGCTCGATCGCTGGATGCAGTCGTTGCGGGAGGAATGA
- a CDS encoding class I SAM-dependent methyltransferase yields the protein MPVTVTETRTLEQLRQHYEVERELADRLRHATKEQRRTLYSEVYDELFKRVPLHPQHTNKSSPDRLAADVAEKMEILAPFLNANSVFLEVGPGDCEFAKTVAEKVARVLAIDVSDEITRKRELPANLQLVISDGSSIPVPPDSVNVAYSNQLMEHLHPDDALDQLRGLHAALKPGGVYICITPSRLTGPHDISCVFDREATGFHLKEYTVGDLAALFRQVGFNKLRIIFGGRGKFVLLPTWTALIWEKLLDFLPHSLRKAIALKPPFRWLFGVRLAGFKD from the coding sequence ATGCCCGTCACCGTCACTGAAACACGCACCTTGGAGCAGCTCCGCCAGCACTATGAGGTGGAGCGCGAACTCGCCGACCGGCTGCGCCACGCCACCAAAGAACAACGCCGCACGCTCTATTCCGAGGTTTATGACGAGCTGTTCAAACGCGTGCCGCTGCACCCGCAGCACACGAACAAGTCCTCGCCAGATCGTCTTGCGGCGGATGTGGCGGAGAAAATGGAAATCCTCGCGCCCTTCCTCAATGCGAACTCCGTCTTTCTCGAAGTCGGCCCTGGAGACTGCGAATTCGCGAAGACCGTCGCCGAGAAAGTCGCGCGCGTGCTGGCCATCGACGTGTCAGACGAAATCACCCGGAAGCGTGAACTCCCGGCGAATTTGCAGCTTGTGATCTCGGACGGCAGCTCGATTCCCGTGCCTCCGGACAGCGTGAACGTGGCCTACAGCAACCAGTTGATGGAGCATCTGCATCCAGATGATGCGCTGGACCAGTTGCGCGGCCTGCACGCGGCCTTGAAGCCGGGCGGCGTGTACATCTGCATCACACCGAGCCGTCTGACCGGTCCGCATGACATCAGTTGTGTGTTTGATCGCGAGGCGACCGGATTTCACCTCAAGGAATATACCGTGGGCGATCTGGCGGCGCTTTTCCGCCAAGTCGGTTTCAACAAGCTGCGCATCATCTTCGGCGGACGTGGCAAGTTCGTGCTGCTGCCCACCTGGACGGCGTTGATCTGGGAAAAACTGCTCGATTTTCTGCCACACAGCCTGCGCAAGGCCATCGCGCTAAAACCGCCTTTCCGCTGGCTGTTCGGCGTCCGGCTGGCAGGCTTCAAAGACTGA